One Microbacterium sp. No. 7 genomic window carries:
- a CDS encoding sensor histidine kinase, translating to MSTLSDLVYAQGRASDADVEWLHRLAGDGQLLADLAFADIVIWVPTLDDSFVAVAHTRPSGAATLFYRDIVGDRVRPQWHTQVRDAFTQARIVDSASPDWFEETPTRVRAVPIVRRRAQGDQPAVVLGVLTRHTNLGEARTPSRQQITFNDCADDVFRMVASAEFPDLDAPTAPRRGAPRASDGLIRLDVDGVTTFASPNALSAFNRLGFDDELEGEALLDVATRILPASREVDESLPIVMAGRAPWRADIELRGVTVSLRTIPLRDHGTRIGAIVLCRDVTEIRHQEQELITKDATIREIHHRVKNNLQTVASLLRIQARRTHSDEARDALTHAMRRVAAIAVVHDTLSEGLTQNVDFDVVFDRVLKLVAEVAAAPNTRAQTRKTGSFGRLPSEYATPLALALTELVTNAVEHGLAGQEGEVEIIAQRTEEELSVRVRDTGVGLPEGQVGRGLGTQIVRTLIQGELSGTIDWHTVMGSGTEVTIEIPLRYFRSAT from the coding sequence GTGTCCACCCTCAGCGATCTCGTCTACGCCCAAGGGCGCGCGAGCGATGCCGACGTCGAATGGCTGCACCGGCTGGCCGGTGACGGCCAGCTGCTCGCCGACCTCGCCTTCGCCGACATCGTCATCTGGGTGCCGACGCTCGACGACTCCTTCGTCGCCGTCGCGCACACGCGGCCCTCGGGCGCGGCGACCCTGTTCTACCGCGACATCGTCGGCGACCGGGTGCGGCCGCAGTGGCACACGCAGGTGCGCGACGCGTTCACGCAGGCGCGCATCGTCGACTCGGCGTCGCCGGACTGGTTCGAGGAGACGCCGACGCGCGTGCGCGCCGTGCCGATCGTGCGGCGGCGCGCGCAGGGCGACCAGCCGGCCGTCGTGCTGGGGGTGCTCACGCGCCACACCAACCTCGGCGAGGCCCGCACGCCCTCGCGGCAGCAGATCACGTTCAACGACTGCGCCGACGACGTGTTCCGCATGGTCGCCTCGGCGGAGTTCCCCGACCTCGACGCGCCCACCGCGCCGCGTCGCGGAGCGCCCCGCGCGTCGGACGGCCTGATCCGGCTCGACGTCGACGGGGTCACGACGTTCGCGAGCCCCAACGCGCTGTCGGCCTTCAACCGGCTGGGCTTCGACGACGAGCTGGAGGGCGAGGCCCTGCTCGACGTCGCGACCCGCATCCTGCCCGCGAGCCGCGAGGTCGACGAGTCGCTGCCGATCGTGATGGCCGGCCGCGCCCCGTGGCGCGCCGACATCGAGCTGCGCGGCGTCACGGTGTCGCTGCGGACGATCCCGCTGCGCGATCACGGCACTCGCATCGGCGCCATCGTGCTGTGCCGCGATGTCACCGAGATCCGCCATCAGGAGCAGGAGCTGATCACCAAGGACGCGACGATCCGCGAGATCCATCACCGCGTCAAGAACAACCTGCAGACCGTGGCCTCGCTGCTGCGCATCCAGGCGCGGCGCACGCACTCCGACGAGGCCCGTGACGCCCTGACCCACGCGATGCGCCGCGTGGCGGCGATCGCCGTCGTGCACGACACGCTGTCGGAGGGGCTGACGCAGAACGTCGACTTCGACGTCGTGTTCGACCGCGTGCTCAAGCTCGTCGCCGAGGTGGCCGCCGCGCCGAACACGCGCGCGCAGACGCGGAAGACCGGATCGTTCGGCCGGCTGCCGAGCGAGTACGCGACGCCGCTCGCGCTGGCGCTCACGGAGCTCGTGACCAACGCGGTCGAGCACGGCCTCGCGGGCCAGGAGGGCGAGGTCGAGATCATCGCGCAGCGCACGGAGGAGGAGCTGTCGGTGCGCGTGCGCGACACGGGCGTCGGCCTTCCCGAGGGTCAGGTCGGCCGCGGGCTGGGCACGCAGATCGTGCGCACGCTCATCCAGGGCGAGCTGAGCGGCACGATCGACTGGCACACCGTGATG
- a CDS encoding AAA family ATPase has protein sequence MRVVVAVPGERGRRLGESLTQADAEVVALVEPRDVAGGAHEALAHADLLVIAADRRTLTAELVAACDELGVRIAPLCGRDDDRRRAALFGLSAVDDETDAQDILHPSAPRVEPDARGRTIVVWGAAGAPGRTTVAIELACDLARDGRRVALVDADSHAPSLALATGLSDEGPGFAAACRRAERGALSRTELTRIASRLGAVDVLTGLNRPSRWPELSASRVGAALAACRAWADAVVVDVASPLERDEEIVSDLDGPRRNAATLAALAAADLVVAVVGCDPVGVSRFVRAYPDLRATIGTTPVRVLANKLRPGVLGIDARAQVRRALERFTGVSDVWFAPWDARAADAAILSAQPIAHAAARSSFATALRRFAGEAIASPAPARRGPAAARSA, from the coding sequence GTGAGGGTCGTCGTCGCGGTGCCGGGCGAGCGCGGGCGCCGGCTGGGGGAGTCCCTGACGCAGGCGGATGCCGAGGTCGTCGCGCTCGTCGAGCCGCGCGATGTCGCCGGCGGCGCGCACGAGGCGCTCGCGCACGCCGACCTGCTCGTGATCGCGGCCGATCGCCGCACGCTCACGGCCGAACTCGTCGCCGCGTGCGACGAGCTCGGCGTCCGCATCGCCCCGCTGTGCGGGCGCGACGACGACCGGCGCCGTGCGGCGCTGTTCGGCCTGTCGGCCGTGGACGACGAGACGGACGCCCAGGACATCCTGCATCCCTCGGCACCGCGCGTCGAGCCGGATGCACGCGGGCGCACGATCGTCGTGTGGGGCGCCGCGGGGGCGCCCGGGCGCACGACCGTCGCGATCGAGCTGGCGTGCGATCTGGCCCGCGACGGGCGTCGCGTCGCGCTCGTGGACGCCGACAGCCACGCCCCGTCGCTCGCACTCGCCACGGGGCTCAGCGACGAGGGGCCGGGCTTCGCCGCCGCGTGCCGGCGGGCCGAGCGGGGCGCGCTCAGCCGCACCGAGCTCACCCGCATCGCGAGCAGGCTCGGCGCGGTCGACGTGCTCACGGGCCTCAACCGGCCGTCCCGCTGGCCCGAGCTGAGCGCGTCGCGCGTCGGAGCGGCGCTCGCGGCGTGCCGCGCGTGGGCGGACGCCGTGGTCGTCGACGTCGCGTCGCCGCTCGAGCGCGACGAGGAGATCGTCAGCGACCTCGACGGCCCCCGGCGCAACGCGGCCACGCTCGCCGCGCTGGCCGCCGCGGACCTCGTGGTCGCGGTGGTCGGCTGCGATCCCGTCGGCGTCTCCCGGTTCGTGCGGGCCTACCCCGACCTGCGGGCGACGATCGGCACGACGCCCGTGCGCGTGCTCGCCAACAAGCTCCGTCCCGGTGTCCTCGGCATCGACGCCCGCGCGCAGGTGCGGCGTGCGCTGGAGCGGTTCACGGGCGTCTCCGACGTCTGGTTCGCCCCGTGGGACGCGAGGGCGGCCGACGCCGCGATCCTCTCCGCGCAGCCCATCGCGCACGCCGCGGCGCGCTCCTCCTTCGCCACGGCGCTGCGCCGGTTCGCGGGCGAGGCGATCGCGTCGCCGGCGCCCGCGCGACGCGGCCCCGCCGCTGCTCGGAGCGCATGA
- a CDS encoding SAF domain-containing protein, with protein sequence MTSLDAPRPRPRAFWSDLRFLLGIALIAASIAGVWLVVAAARHTEPVLAATRTIVAGESVASSDLRVVDVALGPASDAYARPATLAPGAIATRTISRGELVPTGALGSAGQAQTTTVVLSSAVDVPAVVERGSVVDVWAADRVERGEPVTPRILVAAVTVASVDRRSSALGSPGTSVEVVIPQADVAAVLAAVTGEASVSVVPTTGPTTGPTP encoded by the coding sequence ATGACCTCCCTCGATGCACCCCGGCCGAGGCCGCGCGCCTTCTGGTCCGACCTGCGGTTCCTCCTGGGGATCGCGCTGATCGCGGCATCCATCGCCGGTGTCTGGCTCGTCGTCGCCGCCGCACGCCACACCGAGCCCGTGCTCGCCGCGACGCGCACGATCGTCGCCGGCGAGAGCGTCGCCTCGAGCGACCTGCGCGTCGTCGACGTCGCCCTCGGGCCGGCGAGCGACGCCTATGCACGCCCCGCGACGCTCGCGCCCGGCGCGATCGCGACGCGCACGATCTCGCGCGGCGAGCTGGTGCCGACGGGCGCCCTCGGCTCCGCCGGGCAGGCGCAGACGACGACGGTCGTGCTCAGCAGCGCGGTCGACGTGCCCGCGGTCGTCGAGCGCGGCAGCGTCGTCGACGTGTGGGCCGCCGACCGGGTCGAGCGCGGTGAGCCCGTGACCCCGCGCATCCTCGTCGCGGCCGTGACGGTCGCGAGCGTCGACCGGCGGTCGTCGGCGCTCGGCTCGCCGGGGACGTCGGTCGAGGTGGTGATCCCGCAGGCCGACGTGGCGGCGGTGCTCGCCGCCGTCACGGGCGAGGCGAGCGTCTCGGTCGTGCCGACGACGGGACCGACGACCGGACCGACGCCGTGA
- a CDS encoding helix-turn-helix domain-containing protein: MSSPTPSGARLFTPAQVAEMLAIEVDEVIALVLDGQLRGARVGSPGQWRVEADSVEAYLDDQAEEARRMALWRESNAASFPELWGRGPVRHPD, encoded by the coding sequence ATGTCTTCGCCCACTCCGTCCGGCGCGCGCCTGTTCACGCCCGCGCAGGTGGCGGAGATGCTCGCGATCGAGGTCGACGAGGTGATCGCGCTCGTGCTCGACGGACAGCTCCGCGGGGCGCGGGTGGGCTCGCCCGGACAGTGGCGCGTCGAGGCCGACAGCGTCGAGGCGTACCTCGACGACCAGGCGGAGGAGGCGCGTCGCATGGCGCTGTGGCGCGAGTCGAACGCCGCGAGCTTCCCCGAGCTGTGGGGTCGCGGGCCGGTGCGGCACCCGGACTGA